The segment CTGCATCTTCAGCTCCCAATAGCCCTAGACCATCAATTTCGGGCAATATTCTCGCCTCCCTAACCACCCACATGACGTCGGTGAATGAAGAAGGGGATGACTGTGAGGAGAACACGCCAAAAGTACGATTTAACGcggaggaaaagaagaaaaccaaTGGGATTAAGGAACGTGCATGCAGCGAAAGGAGTGATTCGGGTTTCAGTGAATGCTCCACAACATGTGGTTGCCCCCATGCTCCGTCCAATAAACTCCAGATTATCTTTGATATTGAGAACGATGACGATGTGTCGCACACAGATGCACCATCAGGTAATTTTTCGCATGAGGTGCTCACGTCGAAGCTTGAGAAAATCGCCGAACAGCAGAAGGAGAGTGGTTGTGGTGATGCAAAGAGTGATGCCAGTGAGAAGTCTTCAGCAACACCCCTATCTCCGACCACATTTAGCCCCCTGAATGATCTTGAGTACGACATAAAGCGCTTCAATTTGACCAATTCCATTGCAACAAGGAAGAAATCTCTGGAGAATAATATGAGGAAGGATTCACAGCCTCATTTGTCCGTGCCGGTGATCCACATCAGCACGGAGAAGAAGGTTTCACAGTTGAAGGAGAAGTTTGATGCGAAGGCAAGTAAGAAGGACATTGTGAGGACTAAGAGTCCCAATGGTCGCGTTGCAAAATGTCCCGCAGGAGGATCTTCAAAGActggtgagatttttttgagcttttggagctttttttgtttagatttctttctttgaatttatctgttgattttttttaatattgtcaatatttaatttaatgagatTAGAGCTAAGAGTCAGTCAAAGCTTTAGGAAAAGCTGCAGAAGCTTTCCTAAACATGTTAActgaatcaaataaaatttcttgaacGAAAactaacgttaaaaaattctttttttcctttctgtAGATCTCACAAATCGACTTGCAACAAACACTCCATGTTCTGGACGGAAGACGGGTGGGCTGAGTGCCCGCGTTAAGGAAGTCACGGAACGTCTCTCGGCGCCTAAACGTACGCCGATACGTTCAACAACAAATCGACAAAATACACCAACAAATTCAGCGAGAACGAAGAAACTCACTCTCTCGCATGAGAGCTTCAAGAAAGCCTCAGCTTTTTGGAAGTCCTAGTCACAcaataagtaaaaaaagaagaaaaattgcaatgtcCTTTTCTATGTCCTGTATTTtatccacaattttttttaaagtgttaCTGTTTCGTTCTCTTTTTTCTGTCTGACAAAATATACgacaaaaatatcttttaaaatgatttttatgcaatGAGCCAGGGTTGAGTGccgaaagtttcttttctttcaaattatgtattttcttcttccttttttatccttttgagaacacaaacacacattttaacaagtaaataaattacactacacacaaattattattcgttatacaataaaaaatatataaaaaataattcaaatattcctTCTTTGCTGACTCTTTGACAAAATTCTGTCAAGGATGGGAGAGCGGAGAGAGGAGAAAGAGAAGGATTTGCAAGGTAAGGATGTAGCTTTTATACTTTATCCCGTCGCTGGAGTTTAATCCATAGACCACCAGTTGCTCTAAGGGTTACCCGGAAGGACGGATGAAGGTCTTCTTTGCCCTCGACAGGATGCAGAGTGAAGTGCCGCAGAATTTTTGAGATGACTGTCTTCATTTCTAGGATGGCAAACTTGTGTCCTATGCAATTGCGAGGACCCGCACTGAATGGCAGGAATGCGTAGGGGTTGCGCTTCTCAACTTCCTCCGGTAGGAAGCGATCTGGATCGAATTTCTCCGGATCCGGGTAGATGTAGGGCAACCGATGGATGGCGTATGGGACGATGAAGATGTGACTGCCAGCAATTAGGGTGTGTTCCCCAACGCGAATATCCTCACCCAGTCTTCGAGCCAGCAATGGTACACTCGGGTACAACCTCAGAGTTTCCTTGATGCACTGCTCCAGGTAACGCATCTCCCGCAAATCCCTCATGGTAGGTGCTCGGGTGTCTCCGTCGAAAATATTGTCAATCTCCTCGATGCACTTCTTCTGACAATCCGGATTCTGGGCTAGCATGAAGAAACTGAAAGCCACTGCAGCTCCAACGGAATCCTGCCCTGCCAGCATGAAGGTGCAAGCCTCATTGATGATGTCGTCTTCCGTGAAGTCCGGTACTTGGTCTGAGATGTCAATTAGGTAGTCCAGGAGGCACTTCCGCTCACCCAAATTCCCCGTTCGTTTTGCCTCGCGACGAATGTGGATCATTTTGCGCGTAAAATTATCCAGCTGCTTCTTCTGGTTCAGCTCAGAGGCAGCTGTGTCCGTTAATTTGTAAACCCAATTCAGGAGGAGCCAGGGTCGTGTTACTCTGTACGGCATAACGACCTTACCCCTGAAAAAGGAAGTAGGAATTTTTTAAGCACAGCATCagtctcaatattttttaatttaatttgaaatgattaaagaaagtaaaaatgttataatataaacttttttttttaaacagaagaagctttttcattgaatttcattatgtttatttcattcttttaatgGAACTCCAAATTAAACTTGCttgaaaagttgattttttcttttatgtgacATAGGAACTAATGGAATAATTTAGAATCAATTAGaatgtaaattgaattaagcaatatttaactaaaaaataagtaaaattatactgaatattatttatttaaaatttttctagaaGAAAGAGCTCGAAAGATTTTAAAAGCCTTTTCATCAATATACATGTACATAATAAGATGgtcaaaaaattatagaagctttgtcaaataaaatatgtctcaaaataataatttactatctttgaaaaaaacaaagaagtattttgagaaatgaaaaacaatttttagctcacttgaaaaaataattttcttcatgaaagATTGACtataaaattctccaaaaaaaagttcttaagtgTTCATAAATTATTGGGTCATTCCTTAACTTTTTAATTGCATATgcaagcataaaaaattaaaattaaaataaaaattctaattaatcatgacatacaaataaaaaaagaaatcgcgCGCCAAAAggcaatattttattcagtGCAAGTACCGcccatttttctttattggaTTCCAATGCATTTGATGGGAAATTACCTTATTTAAGGTACTTTAGATTCATTTCTGGGACTAAAAAACGAATGATTTAAATCACACGGTTACATGAGAGAAACTCAAGGTTTGATTTTCACAATAGGTATATAACATTTTGTTAACAAATCAATATTAAAAGAGTACCAACATCGAAGGCAAATAAGTTCAAAATAGGCTTGTCCTTCGTcggatatcttttttttttagcaaaagaaaactcactgATAAAAATGGTGTGAATAAACAACATGTGTAGATACAATGGGTACAATGTACCAATGATAAAGGAAgacaaagtttattttttggcTACTTTTGAGAAGaagttgaataaataaatgaattttagcaTCTCATCTTCCTCTAGTTGAATGAGCAAACTGTGAATTTTTGCCACAATTCTTTGTAGACAATCCTTAATtaaacaatgatttttttttaaataataaattaccaaaaaaCACGGACATCATCTTGGCAAACAAAAGGAGTGgacgaagaaatttttttccccaaattgACACTACAATTtgcacaatattttattcgcaaaaaaaattcttattgacCTTTCTTGCATTACCCACTCTTCCTTATGTTTTTCCCCatgcgaataaaaaaatatcaaatatgaatttgtgggaaaattctaTATACTCAAAACTTTTTAGTCCAACCTTGATCATGAAAGCTCTCACAgaatgaaatttcttgaccTCTACAATCGTTCTCTTCATGTCATAAGAACgcactcaattttttttacaataacaTCCGGTTTAATTGGAATTATAGAGGAAATCTCTTCCCACATGTTAAGTGACAATTTTCCATGCTTGACTCATAAAAGCACCTCTCAAATGTTCAATAAAACAATGAATATGTCacatttatgtaaatattgaCTTATTAATAAGAATATAGCAAATTGCTTAAAAACTCTCACCCTCACGGTAAATTGGGTTTGATTAGCAAATGAAGAtgtagaataaattgaaaatttttcattgaattttctttcggcgcaatgaatttattttatattaaattaatttgagatcCAGCAATACTCGATTGAAATAGATAACGCGCATCAATTaaacataataataataatggctataattagtaaaagaaaataacacaaaatgcggctaattttctttgaatttttcttagttGAAGCTCTTTATGAGGttcaaatttaataaacaaaaatatcgcagaataaaaaagcttcagaagaatcttaaaatatttttcaatttagtacAGTATAATGATCTTAAAGTAGCGGCTTGATCTTGTAGCGAATTACTAAACAAAACAATTAGTTCTACTTTGGACTCGCGACAAACACttcattcttaatttttactaTACGCCAAAATTCTCACTTCTCATTAGAACTTCCGGATAGCAACTTATTTTTAGCACAAAATTTCAGTaaagttaagaagaaaatcaatctatttctttaagaagaagaataaagagatttttgctTCATACTCACTGTCTAAAGGGagacttttccttttctttatcCTCACGGAACACTGGAACACCCAAGACGGCTTCTGCAAATTAAGAAATTGCACCCAGAAAAAAGTGTCAAGACGTCATCAGCGATCACAAAACACTCAACTCACCATTGAGAATGTCGAGAACGCAGTTGTTGACAAAGTCTGTGATGTTGACCTCCCCCTCGACTGATTTGAATTTATCCAGAAGACACTGAGAGCTATCGTTGAAGGTGCCGATGAATTTTTCCAGGATGTTGAGGTGAAAGCTCGGCTGGATGAGCTTTCGGTGGACATTCCATTTATCTCCGCTACTTGTGATGAGCCCGTTCCCGAGGAAGTTGTGGAGGAGTTtatagaaaaaagttttatctgTGTGTTTCCTTGAGGATAGAATTATCTGAAGATCCTGTGGGTCCAACACTATGAACGCCGGCATAATGGTAACCCAGATTCTGATGAGTGTGCCATACTGGGAGAAAGCTCTAGCTGCATCATTTGCCATTACTgtttaattgatatttaaaagtaaaagttattttgcaaaatttattcatttttcacaagTTTCTATgggctaatttttttttcaagaaaatacgttaagaaaacagttttttgatTTACTTAAAGAACacttaataagatttttaaaaacgaCGCTTTGAAATCAAgaaagaattcaattaaaatcacattaaatggattttccaATCAAATTAGTTCATTATTTATAATGaactattaaattattttcagtattaatttttttcattaaaaatatcaatgcaaaatgttgtaaaacaaaatgaaacaagGGTCAAGAAAAGACAGACAAAGAGgcgcaaataaattaaacataacTTGTTAATTGTAATAATCTCCACCACGAACTATTTGCACAGTCACTCGCAGAGATCTTCTAATGAGTGATTGCACAATAAAATGTGTGACAAAGTCAATATATTGCACCTCAATGACCTGAATTTTGCATTGGCACTCACCATTCTTGTCGCCAATCATCAAGACATTCCCAATGAAGGGAATAGCCGGCGGCCCGGGGAGCTTTAGTGCCACAAAGAGGAGCTTTAGGTACCCGGAAAGGGCATAGATGAGACTACCAGCAACAATGAGGGAAACATAGCTGAGTAACTCCAGATTGTACGCACGATCTAGCTGCAAAgaaagattgaagaaaaaaaaacgaaagacaTCAATAAGCGACGAACCCGCTCAAACAATTTGCTGGGTGATTGAATGGAGTGAAATTGAAGGTGACTATTGTGCCGATAAAGCCGTGATTTGAATAGATACAGCATGATAATCGGTATGTCTCTGTGGcaattgattgagaaaataaataagtgCGTCGCGTCTTGTACAATGAAAAATGTCGAGTCGCGAGaacttcaatgaaaattcatccatTTGAGCGTCGCGCGCAGAGTTAACCTCCCACACGTCCTACCACTCTGGAAGAAAGTGCTAAACAGGTGGGTAAACACCGtgcaatttctctctcataaTCATCGGTTAAAACGTCAAAGAGGTGCACCTCAACAGGTGTAATCGCGGTGACTCCCATTGACATAATAACTCAGACCAGTGgacttgaaaaatatttacattgaagaaggtttgagaattttctgcgCTATTGCACTTGCCGAAAAGTACAGAATGGCATTCAATATTGACCCTTCCAATTTACAATTGCAAACTAAAACTTAAGACATATTCACTTGAGCGTGGTGCACTCAGGTGACAAAGGGGCTAAAGACCCTGGATGAGGTAAATATACGGTGTGGGGAAATGCATCATTAATTAGGTTATCGTTTCCATCCTATTTAATCagttctttaagaaaaaaaaatgtctctccTTCTCCTTATTCAATTCTTTTGTTCAAAGTCCTCCcagaaagttaaaaaagaacttctgAGAAGGAACGAAGAATTCAAAGAATCTTTAATATTTAGTCAATGATGACGTCTGTTtcattatttcaaaattgtgaataattttctatgaaCCACAGACAAAAAGGTGAGTAATTTCACACTAAAAAcgtcaattaaaaatttgtaaataacaTATTTACACCTAAACATACCTAGGATGACTTAGTGAGAAAATCTTCCtaaggaatgatttttttgtcaatatcAAGAACATGTTAAATGGGAAATTAATATGTTAGCGAAAAGAAATCAGAGAAAcgtattatttttccaaaaggtGTTTGAACACATAAAGAtgttatgtttttttgtttagtaATTATgcgtattaaatttttaactcttttgcGTCCATTAGATCATGCACTGactcaaacgtgaaacatcatattttatcgaatttaaataatcttaattatttttctataagtttaaaatgcattaaaattgcCGAGaagatgcaaaagaaaatttaaaaatatctttgacCGAAATATGTCTTCTCAAAGCATcaatagaataaaatcaagATGAAAAGGCAGAATGTTTTAAAGGTTCTATGTTTCTATTTTCACTGTTTTTGTGTTTCAAGATGGATAATGACAtttgaaacattaaaacattccgtttttatcacgatatggATGCCCTTAGAAGATATTTCTGCATGTCCCTTTTCTATGCAAACTTAGCATATTTCCAGCTTTAGAAAATAGGtaactaaaataatttgaaattcgaGAAATATACATTGTTTCATGTTTGTATCAGCGTATAACGTATCAAtggacacgaaagggttaaagaaataaaaactcaaattagataaagaattttcttacaattcttaacacttttctaatttttcctgatttttctaTGCATTTCACTATCATCTAATGTGGAGTTATTAGCCCCTCGACGAATTAATATAATTGGTAACGATTTGGgtgaatttaagaatttataaaaataaatcttcttcGCTGAATTGTAATGTAATATAATATCTACAAGTATTATCTAATTAAAGATCTCAATCACTACTGAAGATTTTGCAGCATTTAAacttaaatcatttttctaaGACCTTTCGTGATtgagtaaaaatttaattacccATTTCTTCATTGCAGAATCACTTTGCACACACTCCACCGCGTTGGAAGATTCACGTGACAAAGAATAATTGCACAAAATATGCTCACAATATCAATTTGTGCTGGGTGGCTCGAGAGTATGGAGAATTTATTCGCGTTTTGGAGTTCTCTCTTAACACTCTTGTactaattaatgaaatttacatTGGATTCTGCAAGCGAGCGCTGCATTATTTGGCACTACAGAACAACAACACTTTGAATGCTTTTTCCGGAGCTTTCCATCGAAATCGTGAGCTTTGTGTTATTATTGTGGTCATTCAGTGAATAATACAAACTGACCTCTCCTACAAATTAGACAAATTCACActaaaaactatatttttaTGGCAATTTCCAGGTACATCTCCGCGGATTGAAACGaaatgttgctttttttttcttttgcaacttgttttgataaatattttaattaaattaagattgtTTTCAAAGACTTTATGACACCACAAAGGtattagatgattttttttgttaaatactaaaatatttttcagcacaaaaaatagaagaaaaaaaaacgtccacCAAGTTTGAAGTGTTGGAACGAACTGACAATGATTTGCTTCAATTTCTATTCAACACGAATTTTCCTCGCGAAATTTGAGTGttgattattgaatttatttgcatcACGTTGCGATAATATTGCTTAAATTTCCACAGAGACACACACAGAGCTCCTTTTTGGTTGTGGGTGGTTCaacaacattttcttctctttttctcttcaaatgtAACATCacacaaatcaatttaaattgcgTGAACCATTCACACcggaaggatatttttttttctcattttttatccACTTTGTCACTTTTCTAATCCTCTTTGGTTCTTACCGTTTGATGTGCAACCattgtggagatttttttctttggaaaattaagtaatatcctttgagagattttccttcaaaataatTGCTGTAAAATCAGCGGAAATCCTTCAATTCTTCGCGTTAATCCTGGTTTTGGCACTTTTCTTTAATcctttttggggaattttcacacaaagaataaaaaaggaatttcctttttagaAAATCACTGCAATTTTCAAAGACACTTTTCCATCCACGCCCCTTCTTCGGTGTGGTTCAAATGATGAGCAAGTGAAGACGTAAAACTGCCAAGTCTTccttttatattatttcaaCTGCGTGAAGTGTCGACAGGTGGGGCGAGAATTACTGGTGTGTTTAATAAGACGGGTCAACAGAATCTTCATATGTATACTTATTTATTCTTAGATGTTCtatcaaataatatttcccTTTCAATTTGACACTCTCACTCTGTCTCGGTGAGATTAAATTGCCGAATATGTACTTCTCACGATGACGCTTTTTGCTCAATCATTGAGCGTCATTGATGCGaaaacaaaaaactttttcatccACCCCTTCTGTACATATTGCGAAAAGAACGCAacttcttactttttttttgctgtgaggatgattaaattgaataagaaCCTCAAGCATTAGGAATTTTACAGCGCTTTTGACTTCTCTGCAGTGTCTCATAGCCATATATTGCGAGAACAATTCGAAGAGTTTGAAAGgcgtttgggaaatattttcttgaaattttcctctctcaaatatttattcttgcaATTAGTCAAGAAATCTCAACAATGCTTCATTTAATGTGTCAACTTCCTTTGATACTTGAGAATTTGCTTGGagaataaagtaaattttccaatgtatGTAGagcttaatgaattttctcaaaaagctGAAAGATTTTTGCCTTAGAAACAAtgcaaaatttcctttaagagagatttttcctcaaaataatgtt is part of the Lutzomyia longipalpis isolate SR_M1_2022 chromosome 3, ASM2433408v1 genome and harbors:
- the LOC129793739 gene encoding probable cytochrome P450 4aa1, producing the protein MVAHQTLDRAYNLELLSYVSLIVAGSLIYALSGYLKLLFVALKLPGPPAIPFIGNVLMIGDKNVMANDAARAFSQYGTLIRIWVTIMPAFIVLDPQDLQIILSSRKHTDKTFFYKLLHNFLGNGLITSSGDKWNVHRKLIQPSFHLNILEKFIGTFNDSSQCLLDKFKSVEGEVNITDFVNNCVLDILNEAVLGVPVFREDKEKEKSPFRQGKVVMPYRVTRPWLLLNWVYKLTDTAASELNQKKQLDNFTRKMIHIRREAKRTGNLGERKCLLDYLIDISDQVPDFTEDDIINEACTFMLAGQDSVGAAVAFSFFMLAQNPDCQKKCIEEIDNIFDGDTRAPTMRDLREMRYLEQCIKETLRLYPSVPLLARRLGEDIRVGEHTLIAGSHIFIVPYAIHRLPYIYPDPEKFDPDRFLPEEVEKRNPYAFLPFSAGPRNCIGHKFAILEMKTVISKILRHFTLHPVEGKEDLHPSFRVTLRATGGLWIKLQRRDKV